The window TCCTGGACCTGGGGGCCATACCCGTGATCAACGAAAACGACACCGTGGCCTTTGAGGAGATCCGCTTTGGGGACAACGACCAGCTCTCCGCCCGGGTGGCGGCCCTGGTGGAGGCGGGCCTCCTCGCCCTCCTCTCCGATGTGGACGCCCTCTACGAGGAGGACCCCAAGAAAAACCCCCAGGCCCGCCCCATCCCCGAGGTGGAGTCCGTGGAGGCGGTTTTGGCCCACGCCGGAGAGGAAAACCCGCTAGGAAGCGGGGGGATGAAGAGCAAGCTCCTCGCCGCCCGCATCGCCGGTAGGGTGGGGATCCCCACCCTGCTTCTCCCCGGGAAGCGGCCAGGGGTCCTCCTCCAAGCCCTCTCCGGGGCCCCCCTGGGCACCTACTTCCACGCGCGGCGGCGCTACCGGGGGGAAAAGGCCTGGCTTTTTGGCCTCCTCCGCCCCAAGGGGGAGCTCGTCCTGGACCGGGGGGCGGTGCGGGCCTTAAAGGAGCGGGGAGCGAGCCTGCTTCCCGCCGGGGTTAAGGAGGTGCGGGGGAGGTTCTCCCGGGGCGAGGCGGTCCGCCTCCTCTCGGAGGAGGGCGAGGAGGTGGGGGTGGGGCTCGCCAACTACGCCTCGGAGGAGATCGCCCGCATCAAGGGGCGGCGGAGCGCGGAGATTGAGGCCGTCCTGGGCTACCGCTACACCGAGGAGGTGGTCCACCGGGACCACCTCGCCTTGAAGGAGGAGGCATGACGGCAACAAGCCTTTGGGAACTGGCGGAGCGCGCGCGCAAGAGGCTTTCCGAGATCGCGAAGGGGAACCGGGACCGGGCCCTTCTCGCCATGGCGGACCTCCTCGAGGCCCGCTGGGAAGAGGTCCTGAGGGCCAACCGGGAAGACCTGGAGGAGGCGGAAAGAACGGGGCTTCCCAAGGCCAAGCTGGACCGGCTGGCCCTAAAGGAGAAGGACCTCAAGACCCTCACGGAGGGCCTGAGGCAGATCGCCCGCCTCCCCGACCCCCTGGGGCGGATAGAGGGCCTGGCCAAACGGCCGAACGGCCTGAGGGTGGGCAGGATGCGGGTGCCCCTGGGCCTCATCGGCTTCATCTACGAGGCGAGGCCCGGGGCCACGGTGGAGGCGGTCTCCGTGGCCCTGAAGGCGGGGAACGCCATGCTCCTCAGGGGGGGCAAGGAGGCCTTCCGCTCCAACCGGGCCCTGGTGGCCCTCTGGCACGAGGCCCTGGGAGAGGCGGGCCTTCCCGAGGAGGCGGTCACCCTCGTCCCCACCACCGACCGGGAGGCCGTCTTGGAGATGTGCCGATTGGAGCTCCTAGACCTCCTTATCCCGAGGGGAGGGGAGGAGCTTATAAGGCTTGTCCAAAGAGAGGCCCGGGTTCCCGTTTTGGCCCACGCCAAGGGGGTGAACCACCTTTACGTGGACAAGAAGGCGGACCTCTCCATGGCCCTCCGCCTCGCCCTAAACGGCAAGACCCAGCGCCCCGCGGTGTGCAACGCCCTCGAGACCGTCCTGGTGCACGAGAAGGTGGCGGAGGCCTTCCTCCCCAGGCTGGAAAAGGCCATGCGGGAAAAAGGGGTGGAGCTCAGGGCCTGCCCTAGGGCCCTTCCCCTCCTCAAAGAGGCGGTCCCCGCCCGGGAGGACGAGTGGGACCGGGAGTACCTGGACCTCGTCCTCAGGGTCAAGGTGGTCTCGGGGCTGGAAGAGGCCCTCGCCCACATCGCCCGCTACGGCTCCCGCCACACCGAGGCCATCTGCACCGAGGACCCCAAGGCGGCTTGGCGCTTCCTGGAGGAGGTGGACGCGAGCCTGGTCCTCTGGAACGCCTCCACCCGCTTCAACGACGGGTTTGAGCTGGGGCTTGGGGCGGAGATCGGCATCAGCACCTCCAAGCTCCACGCCTACGGCCCCATGGGGCCCATGGAGCTCACCACCCTCAAGTGGGTGGCCCTAGGGGAGGGCCAGGAGCGCACGTGAGGCGGGAAGGCTCCGTGGCCCGGGCCTGGGACCCCGAGGGCGCGGAGGGGTAGGGGGCCTTGCTTAGGCGCTTTTACCGCCTCTACCAGGAGGCCCACGTCCCCTTCTTCGCCGCGGCCCTCGCCTACTACGCCCTCCTCTCCCTCATGCCCCTCCTCTTCCTCCTGGTGGGCCTCTTCGGCTTCCTTCTCTCGGGAAACCCCGCCCTAAGGACCGAGGTCTTCCAGGCCCTCACCGAGCTCACCCTGGCCCTCTTCCCCGCCCGCCCCGAGATGGCCCAAAGCCTCCTGGACTTCCTCACCCGGGGCGCCTTCCCCCTGACCTTGGGAAGCGGCCTCCTCCTCCTCTGGTCGGGAAGCAACTTTTTCGCCGCCCTGAGCTACGCCCTGGGCCTGATCTTCGGCCGCCCGCCCGGGGTGCGAAGCCGCCTCCTCGCCCTGGTCACGCCCTTCCTTCTGGGCCTAGGCCTCATCCTCCTCGCCCTCCTCGGCCTCGCCCTGGGGTTTCTCGCCCGCTTCCTCCCCCAAGGGCTTCAAGGCCTCTTGGGGCCCTTGGAGGAACTCGTTCCCTTATCCACCGCCTTCCTCCTTTTTCTCCTCACCTACGCCCTCCTCCGGGGCAGCGGAGGCCTTAGGACCCTCCCTCCCCTCGCCGCCGGGGCGGGGGTGGCGACCCTCCTCTTTGAAGGCATCCGCCTCGGGCTCCCCAGGCTCCTCCCCCGCTCCCAGTACGAGCTCCTCTACGGCCCCTTGGCGGGCTTCGTCCTGGCCCTGCTCGGCCTCTACCTCATCCTCCTCGCCCTCCTCGTGGGCGCCGTGGCGGCGCGGGTCCTGGAAGAGGCCCGCGAGGCGGGCTGAGCCCGCCTCGCGGGACCGGGCGCAAGCCGGCACGGAACGGCGCGCAAAACCCCCACCGCGGCCGCGGTGGGGGCGAAGGCGGGCAGGGGCTAAAGGGCCTCTCCCTCCCGCGCCTTCCCGTAGAAGACCCGCATGAGCACGTAGGAAACCAGGAAGGTGAGGAGGGGCCCGCCCAGGACCAGGGTCCAGAGGACGGCGTTCTCGCCCAGGATGGAGCCCTGCTGCTGGAAGTCAATCTTGTACCCCGCGAGGCTCGCCATGAGGAAGAAGACGAGGAGGGCCAGGACGGCGCTGGTCCGCACGGGGTGCTCCGAGGGAAGCTCCATGTAGCGCATCTTGTCCTTGCGGGTGTCCACGAAGGGGAGAAGGACCGCCACCAGGCCGAGGATCCCGGGGACCACGACGCCCCCGATGAACTCCGGCCCGATGGTGGCCCCGAAGAGGCGGAACTCCCAGCTGGAGGGGATGATCTGGAGCAGCCCGTAGAGCCAGAGGAAGTACCAGTCGGGCTTCACCTGGGGGGTCTGGGGCGTGGGCGGGCCAAAGGCCTCCACGGGGTGGGCCAGGAAGGCACCGGCGATGATGGTCAGGATGCCCACGTAAAGGGCGAAGAGGATGAGCATCATGACCATCTGCTGAGGGTACATGGGCACGCCCAGGATCTTCCCCGGGGCCACGCGCTCGGCGTAGCGGGGCTGGGTGTGCTTCTGCTTGATCATGATGGCGAGGTGGAGCCCGATGAGGGCCATGAGCCCGAGGGGAAGCCAGAGGACGTGGAGGCTAAAAAGCCTAGGGATGGACTTCTCCGAGCCCGGGAACTCCCCGGCGAACATCAGGTCGGCCAGGGCGCCCCCGATCCACGGGATGGAGTGGGCGATGCCGTAGCCGATGCGGGTGGCGGTCACGGCGTAGTTGTCGTAGGGCAGGGCGTACCCGGTGAAGGCGGTGACCACGGTGAGGCCCAGAAGGCCGAGGCCCACCAGGTAGTTGAGC of the Thermus thermophilus HB8 genome contains:
- a CDS encoding glutamate-5-semialdehyde dehydrogenase, with the translated sequence MTATSLWELAERARKRLSEIAKGNRDRALLAMADLLEARWEEVLRANREDLEEAERTGLPKAKLDRLALKEKDLKTLTEGLRQIARLPDPLGRIEGLAKRPNGLRVGRMRVPLGLIGFIYEARPGATVEAVSVALKAGNAMLLRGGKEAFRSNRALVALWHEALGEAGLPEEAVTLVPTTDREAVLEMCRLELLDLLIPRGGEELIRLVQREARVPVLAHAKGVNHLYVDKKADLSMALRLALNGKTQRPAVCNALETVLVHEKVAEAFLPRLEKAMREKGVELRACPRALPLLKEAVPAREDEWDREYLDLVLRVKVVSGLEEALAHIARYGSRHTEAICTEDPKAAWRFLEEVDASLVLWNASTRFNDGFELGLGAEIGISTSKLHAYGPMGPMELTTLKWVALGEGQERT
- a CDS encoding YhjD/YihY/BrkB family envelope integrity protein; the encoded protein is MLRRFYRLYQEAHVPFFAAALAYYALLSLMPLLFLLVGLFGFLLSGNPALRTEVFQALTELTLALFPARPEMAQSLLDFLTRGAFPLTLGSGLLLLWSGSNFFAALSYALGLIFGRPPGVRSRLLALVTPFLLGLGLILLALLGLALGFLARFLPQGLQGLLGPLEELVPLSTAFLLFLLTYALLRGSGGLRTLPPLAAGAGVATLLFEGIRLGLPRLLPRSQYELLYGPLAGFVLALLGLYLILLALLVGAVAARVLEEAREAG
- the proB gene encoding glutamate 5-kinase, with amino-acid sequence MRPGLSAKRLVVKVGSAVLTGERGLDLEAMAEIARQVAALREEGREVVLVSSGAVAAGMRRLGLKERPKDMPKKQALAALGQPLLMAFWQEAFAPFGLPVAQVLLTAEDLSSRSRYLNAKATLRALLDLGAIPVINENDTVAFEEIRFGDNDQLSARVAALVEAGLLALLSDVDALYEEDPKKNPQARPIPEVESVEAVLAHAGEENPLGSGGMKSKLLAARIAGRVGIPTLLLPGKRPGVLLQALSGAPLGTYFHARRRYRGEKAWLFGLLRPKGELVLDRGAVRALKERGASLLPAGVKEVRGRFSRGEAVRLLSEEGEEVGVGLANYASEEIARIKGRRSAEIEAVLGYRYTEEVVHRDHLALKEEA
- a CDS encoding cytochrome b — its product is MYRWLDERLDLRGLYHKVLRKAFPVHHSFFLGEITLFAFVVLVLTGVFLTLNYEPSIREVRLADGRTVPAAYASVLYIDSLPFGAVIRSLHHWSAHVMIAAAFLHMLRILLSGAYKKPRELNYLVGLGLLGLTVVTAFTGYALPYDNYAVTATRIGYGIAHSIPWIGGALADLMFAGEFPGSEKSIPRLFSLHVLWLPLGLMALIGLHLAIMIKQKHTQPRYAERVAPGKILGVPMYPQQMVMMLILFALYVGILTIIAGAFLAHPVEAFGPPTPQTPQVKPDWYFLWLYGLLQIIPSSWEFRLFGATIGPEFIGGVVVPGILGLVAVLLPFVDTRKDKMRYMELPSEHPVRTSAVLALLVFFLMASLAGYKIDFQQQGSILGENAVLWTLVLGGPLLTFLVSYVLMRVFYGKAREGEAL